The Thermoflexus sp. genome contains a region encoding:
- a CDS encoding DUF1385 domain-containing protein — MGNREPISHAALRYGGQAVLEGVMIRGPAGIAVAVRAPDGRIVLRSMSLPPRRKWQRWPFIRGMFILWETLRWGMEALWFSATVVAGENEAREVRESPVAMLTIAASLALALGIFLLLPALLAEGIERMLRLSAWIRTGLEGLFRLGLVLGYLVAVGRHPEIRRVFAYHGAEHKAVHALEAGVPLTIEGARPFPTAHPRCGTAFLLTVILVAAILFAFLPASTLIERLALRLALLPVLAALSYEALWLSARYQHVGLVAALSAPNLWLQRLTTREPDDSMLEVALAALEAARSLESSPQSSRHARPFS; from the coding sequence ATGGGAAACCGCGAGCCGATCTCTCATGCGGCCCTCCGATACGGTGGGCAGGCGGTTCTGGAAGGGGTGATGATCCGCGGGCCGGCTGGCATAGCGGTCGCGGTGCGGGCTCCCGATGGACGGATCGTTCTCCGCTCCATGTCCCTTCCGCCCCGGCGGAAATGGCAGCGCTGGCCCTTCATCCGGGGGATGTTCATCCTGTGGGAGACCCTGCGCTGGGGCATGGAGGCCCTCTGGTTCTCCGCCACCGTCGTGGCGGGGGAGAACGAGGCCCGGGAAGTCCGCGAAAGCCCCGTCGCCATGCTCACGATCGCCGCTTCCCTCGCCCTGGCGCTGGGGATCTTCCTGTTGCTGCCCGCGCTTCTCGCGGAAGGGATCGAGCGGATGCTCAGGCTCTCCGCGTGGATCCGGACCGGGCTGGAGGGGCTCTTCCGTCTGGGGCTGGTTCTCGGCTACCTGGTTGCGGTGGGGCGTCATCCGGAGATCCGACGGGTGTTTGCCTATCACGGGGCGGAGCACAAGGCGGTGCATGCGCTGGAAGCAGGGGTCCCCTTGACGATCGAGGGGGCGCGCCCCTTCCCGACCGCCCATCCCCGCTGCGGGACGGCCTTCCTGCTCACCGTGATCCTGGTCGCGGCGATCCTCTTCGCCTTCCTGCCGGCCTCTACGCTGATCGAGCGCCTGGCCCTCCGGCTGGCCCTGCTTCCGGTCCTGGCCGCCCTCTCCTATGAGGCGCTGTGGCTCAGCGCGCGATATCAGCACGTGGGGCTGGTGGCGGCGCTTTCAGCCCCGAACCTCTGGCTGCAGCGGCTGACCACCCGCGAGCCGGATGACTCCATGCTGGAGGTGGCCCTGGCCGCGCTGGAGGCCGCCCGATCCCTGGAATCCTCCCCCCAGTCCTCCCGCCATGCGCGCCCTTTCTCCTGA
- a CDS encoding SMC family ATPase: MELVRLELKNFLSYREGELDFTGLHMAALVGPNGAGKSSLLDAITWALWGRTSRLDRDQDHLVHRGEKEARVSLTFRLGEAVYRVTRVRRRGKGNIVLDFQMLAPRHRVLSGAGVRETQEEINRVLQIDFDTFVNSAFIRQGRADEFTTKTPAERKEVLAEILRLDQWAELEEKAKEKIRQIDLQLEGLKWRIEEHEQELQRRPEYEAALQQAVTEHLARQEEREAAEREWEALRRDEERARAIRERLRELEGQRGEIEGHLARLKEQIARLQESLGRWRELTSRREAISAAWEELQRAREALARMEEASREAHALRERRMELEKRIAVARERLEGERRQLQAEIEAIAARAARRSELEAEAANIRRRLEERPALEEEIRALKEQQQALQTERGERQNENRRLYQEMKDLEARIQAIAQIGAECPTCRRPLPEEERRRLQQEWEQEGRRRGDRYRENQARLQAIDQEQGQLEARLKERERVLKELSGLELRMEQIEAELQEIRGELERLEEKRQALREIEQRLQEDRVAPEEQAALHEIEAALAALGYDIETHDALRRRVRELEEAGQEWPRLQEAEQRIPQEEEALHRLEEIYRVELERQDRLHEEWGRLEEERKSLEERLKIMPEAQRRVEAARRAEREARDRVIAAKQRLENCERLEEELVQLRKEKVQLEEEKGLYRDLQVAFGRNGIPAMIIETILPEIEEEANRILQRLTDGRLTVRFRSQRETKSGAVQETLDILISDEGEERPYENFSGGEKFRVDFAIRLALSRVLARRSGTPLRLLVVDEGFGSQDQAGRERLIEALNAVKDEFSTVLVISHLEEFQDAFPVRIEVRKTTNGSQLRVVM; this comes from the coding sequence ATGGAGCTGGTGCGGCTGGAGCTGAAGAATTTCCTGAGCTACCGCGAGGGGGAACTGGATTTCACCGGCCTGCATATGGCGGCCCTGGTGGGGCCGAACGGCGCGGGCAAGAGCAGCCTGCTGGACGCCATCACCTGGGCGCTGTGGGGCAGAACATCCCGCCTGGATCGGGATCAGGATCACCTGGTCCACCGGGGGGAGAAGGAGGCCCGGGTGAGCCTGACGTTCCGGCTGGGGGAGGCCGTCTATCGGGTCACCCGGGTCCGACGACGGGGGAAGGGGAACATCGTGCTGGACTTCCAGATGCTGGCGCCTCGTCATCGCGTCCTCTCCGGCGCCGGGGTCCGTGAAACCCAGGAGGAGATCAACCGGGTCCTGCAGATCGATTTCGATACGTTTGTCAACTCGGCTTTCATCCGCCAGGGACGCGCCGACGAGTTCACCACCAAGACGCCGGCGGAGCGCAAGGAGGTCCTGGCCGAGATCCTGCGGCTGGATCAATGGGCAGAGCTGGAGGAGAAGGCGAAGGAGAAGATCCGTCAGATCGATCTCCAGCTGGAAGGCCTGAAATGGCGCATCGAGGAACATGAACAGGAGCTTCAGCGACGACCGGAGTATGAAGCGGCCCTCCAGCAGGCCGTAACGGAGCATCTGGCCCGGCAGGAGGAGCGGGAGGCTGCGGAGCGGGAATGGGAGGCGTTGCGACGGGATGAGGAGCGGGCGCGGGCTATACGAGAGCGGCTCCGGGAGCTGGAGGGGCAGCGGGGGGAAATCGAGGGCCATCTGGCCCGCCTGAAGGAGCAGATTGCTCGGCTTCAGGAATCCCTGGGCCGATGGCGGGAGCTGACCAGCCGCCGGGAGGCGATCAGCGCTGCGTGGGAGGAGCTGCAGCGCGCGCGGGAGGCCCTCGCGCGCATGGAGGAGGCCTCCCGGGAGGCCCATGCGCTCCGGGAACGCCGCATGGAGCTGGAGAAACGGATCGCGGTGGCCCGGGAGCGGCTGGAGGGAGAGCGACGGCAGCTGCAGGCGGAGATCGAGGCCATCGCCGCCCGGGCCGCGCGCCGATCGGAGCTGGAGGCAGAAGCCGCGAACATCCGAAGGCGGCTCGAGGAGCGGCCCGCGCTGGAGGAGGAGATCCGCGCCCTGAAAGAACAGCAGCAGGCCTTGCAGACCGAGCGGGGGGAGCGTCAGAACGAAAACCGACGGCTCTATCAGGAAATGAAAGATCTCGAGGCCCGGATCCAGGCGATCGCGCAGATCGGCGCCGAATGCCCCACCTGTCGGCGTCCGCTTCCGGAAGAGGAGCGAAGGCGCCTTCAGCAGGAATGGGAGCAGGAGGGCCGTCGTCGGGGCGATCGCTATCGGGAGAACCAGGCGCGCCTTCAGGCGATCGATCAGGAGCAGGGCCAGCTGGAGGCCCGGCTCAAGGAGCGCGAGCGCGTCCTAAAGGAGCTCTCCGGGCTGGAGCTCCGCATGGAGCAGATCGAAGCGGAGCTCCAGGAGATCCGGGGAGAGCTGGAGCGCCTGGAGGAAAAGCGACAGGCCCTCCGGGAGATCGAGCAGCGGCTCCAGGAGGACCGGGTGGCTCCGGAGGAGCAGGCGGCCCTCCATGAAATCGAGGCCGCCCTGGCTGCCCTGGGCTACGACATCGAGACCCATGATGCGCTTCGTCGTCGGGTCCGTGAGCTGGAGGAAGCCGGGCAGGAGTGGCCTCGCCTTCAGGAAGCGGAGCAGCGGATCCCTCAGGAAGAAGAGGCTCTCCATCGCCTGGAGGAGATCTACCGGGTGGAGCTCGAGCGCCAGGATCGCCTGCACGAAGAGTGGGGGCGCCTGGAGGAGGAACGGAAGTCCCTGGAGGAGCGGTTGAAGATCATGCCGGAGGCGCAGCGGCGGGTGGAGGCGGCGCGCCGGGCCGAGCGCGAAGCCCGGGATCGGGTGATCGCGGCGAAGCAGCGGCTGGAGAACTGTGAGCGCCTGGAGGAGGAGCTGGTTCAGCTGCGGAAAGAAAAAGTCCAGCTGGAGGAAGAGAAAGGTCTTTACCGGGATCTGCAGGTTGCCTTCGGCCGGAACGGGATCCCGGCGATGATCATCGAAACCATCCTCCCGGAGATCGAGGAGGAGGCCAACCGGATCCTCCAGCGGTTAACGGATGGGCGGCTCACCGTTCGATTCCGTTCCCAGCGGGAAACGAAGAGCGGCGCGGTCCAGGAGACCCTGGACATCCTGATCTCGGATGAGGGGGAGGAGCGCCCCTATGAGAATTTCTCCGGCGGGGAGAAGTTCCGCGTCGATTTCGCCATCCGCCTGGCCCTCTCCCGGGTGCTCGCCCGGCGCTCCGGGACCCCGCTGCGGCTGCTGGTGGTGGATGAAGGATTCGGCTCCCAGGATCAGGCCGGCCGGGAACGGCTGATCGAGGCGCTGAACGCGGTGAAGGATGAATTCTCCACGGTTCTGGTCATCTCCCATCTGGAGGAGTTCCAGGACGCCTTCCCGGTTCGGATCGAGGTTCGTAAAACCACAAACGGATCCCAGCTCCGGGTGGTGATGTGA
- a CDS encoding exonuclease SbcCD subunit D gives MAGEPIRVLHFADLHIGMEAYGQIDPQTGLNRRVVDFLQAFDRVVEHAIEGEADLVLFCGDAFKNRDPSPTYLREFAARLRRLLEAGIPVFLLVGNHDLPGMEKRATPLDIFGEFRPLLREGERLMVGRREAVHRIRTRRGLLQLIAMPFPVRARLLKDEAWRNLPAEELDYKLREALHLLLQRMLETEIDPALPTMVAGHFSVEGAVYGSERQVMIGHDVVLPPSMFQHPAIDYVALGHIHKHQAVGSGSPPIVYSGSVERVDFTEEGEPKGFCWVEVRRGETQWRFVELPARRFITLSIDLRSASDPEMAAIAQIRRDAPSLREAVVRVRLHIRPEQVERLREIRLREELEKAGAFYVSAIQMEREESRRTRIALGEVERLTPLELLERYLESRDPPPDPERRARLLRAAEQLMKRETEA, from the coding sequence ATGGCCGGAGAACCGATCCGGGTGCTTCACTTCGCGGATCTGCACATCGGCATGGAGGCCTATGGTCAGATCGATCCTCAGACCGGCCTGAACCGGCGGGTGGTCGATTTCCTGCAGGCCTTCGATCGCGTGGTGGAGCATGCGATCGAGGGGGAGGCTGACCTGGTGCTCTTCTGCGGCGATGCCTTCAAAAACCGGGATCCCTCCCCGACCTATTTGAGAGAGTTCGCGGCCCGCCTCCGCCGCCTGCTGGAGGCCGGGATCCCGGTGTTTCTGCTGGTGGGCAACCATGACCTGCCGGGGATGGAGAAGCGGGCCACCCCTCTGGACATCTTCGGGGAGTTCCGGCCCCTGTTGCGGGAAGGGGAGCGCCTGATGGTCGGGCGCCGGGAGGCGGTGCATCGGATCCGGACCCGTCGGGGCCTCCTCCAGCTGATCGCCATGCCGTTCCCGGTGCGGGCGCGGCTCCTGAAGGATGAGGCGTGGCGGAACCTTCCCGCGGAGGAACTGGATTACAAACTCCGCGAAGCCCTCCACCTTCTCCTGCAACGCATGCTGGAGACCGAGATCGATCCCGCTTTGCCGACGATGGTGGCGGGACATTTCTCCGTCGAAGGGGCTGTCTATGGATCCGAACGCCAGGTGATGATCGGCCACGATGTGGTCTTGCCCCCATCGATGTTTCAGCACCCGGCCATCGACTACGTGGCCCTGGGCCACATCCATAAGCACCAGGCGGTGGGCAGCGGTTCCCCTCCCATCGTATATAGCGGGAGCGTGGAGCGGGTGGATTTCACGGAGGAGGGGGAGCCGAAAGGGTTCTGCTGGGTCGAGGTGCGGCGAGGGGAGACGCAATGGCGTTTCGTGGAGCTCCCAGCCCGTCGGTTCATCACGCTGTCGATCGATCTCCGGAGCGCCTCCGATCCCGAGATGGCGGCCATCGCCCAGATCCGTCGTGACGCTCCCTCCCTTCGGGAGGCTGTGGTGCGGGTGCGCCTGCACATCCGCCCGGAGCAGGTGGAAAGACTGCGGGAGATCAGGTTGCGGGAGGAGCTGGAGAAGGCGGGCGCGTTCTACGTCTCCGCCATCCAGATGGAAAGGGAGGAATCCCGCCGCACTCGTATCGCTCTGGGCGAGGTCGAGCGGCTCACCCCGCTGGAGCTGCTGGAGCGCTACCTGGAGTCCCGGGATCCGCCGCCGGATCCGGAGCGGCGCGCTCGCTTGCTCCGCGCAGCGGAACAGCTGATGAAAAGAGAAACCGAGGCGTGA